From the Lycium ferocissimum isolate CSIRO_LF1 unplaced genomic scaffold, AGI_CSIRO_Lferr_CH_V1 ctg11933, whole genome shotgun sequence genome, one window contains:
- the LOC132041849 gene encoding uncharacterized protein LOC132041849, producing MSVAIVDGPMMEEFVDDTEAFDKWTDQHFDMLDTDGNGELSRDELQHRQGKYSSCEFELQSKEEISCLYDALLERFDVDRSGTIDRKEFRALTKEIMLAKARGIGSSPVLVILQGDSLVMRVVQHVLQK from the coding sequence ATGAGCGTAGCTATTGTTGACGGTCCAATGATGGAGGAATTCGTGGATGACACTGAGGCATTTGACAAGTGGACCGACCAACATTTTGATATGCTAGACACAGATGGGAATGGGGAGTTATCACGCGACGAGCTCCAACATAGGCAAGGAAAATACTCATCCTGTGAATTTGAGTTGCAAAGCAAGGAAGAAATTTCATGTTTATATGACGCCCTTCTTGAAAGATTTGATGTTGACAGAAGTGGGACGATCGATCGCAAAGAATTTAGGGCGCTTACGAAAGAAATCATGTTGGCTAAGGCTAGAGGGATTGGCAGTTCCCCAGTTTTGGTCATTCTTCAAGGGGATAGCCTTGTTATGAGGGTTGTTCAACATGTCTTACAAAAATAA